The following proteins are co-located in the Conyzicola lurida genome:
- a CDS encoding DUF6286 domain-containing protein, producing the protein MSHDTAYRRISRRETHSPRSALAIVLAVLIVIVGAWLATEVVLAMLGQRALLVVPGDAVDAAIALPTSVESPLLIAAGAIVAVVGLLLLIAGVLPGRRANHVGPTGRTALVIDNRAIASALARRAARAADVDPDQVVVTVSHKLAEVAVRPSSGWTVDAAAVESAVADELARLDVVPALRPRVIIEKRGVVGA; encoded by the coding sequence ATGAGCCACGACACCGCCTACCGCCGCATCTCGCGCCGGGAGACGCACTCGCCGCGCTCCGCGCTCGCAATCGTGCTCGCCGTGCTCATCGTGATCGTCGGCGCCTGGCTCGCGACCGAGGTCGTGCTCGCTATGCTCGGCCAGCGGGCCCTGCTCGTGGTGCCGGGGGATGCGGTCGATGCCGCCATCGCACTGCCCACCTCGGTCGAGAGCCCGCTGCTGATCGCCGCCGGTGCGATCGTCGCCGTCGTCGGCCTGCTGCTGCTGATCGCGGGCGTGCTGCCCGGTCGTCGGGCCAACCACGTCGGCCCCACCGGCCGCACCGCGCTCGTCATCGACAACCGTGCCATCGCTTCGGCACTAGCCCGTCGTGCCGCCCGCGCGGCCGACGTCGACCCCGACCAGGTCGTCGTGACCGTGAGCCACAAGCTCGCCGAGGTCGCTGTACGTCCCAGCTCGGGCTGGACCGTGGATGCCGCGGCCGTCGAATCCGCGGTCGCCGACGAACTCGCGCGGCTCGACGTGGTGCCCGCACTGCGCCCGCGCGTCATCATCGAGAAAAGGGGAGTGGTCGGCGCATGA